One window of Tepidanaerobacter acetatoxydans Re1 genomic DNA carries:
- the typA gene encoding translational GTPase TypA, with product MITKRDNIRNIAIIAHVDHGKTTLVDGMLRQSGIFRQNQKVEDRVMDSNDLERERGITILAKNTAVTYNGIKINIIDTPGHADFGGEVERVLKMVDGVLLLVDAFEGPMPQTRFVLKKALALNLPAIVVINKVDRQDARIDQVLDEILELFIDLGADDSQIEFPVVYASAREGFAKINLKDESNDLKPLFDTIVNYIPAPVGDSQAPVQVLITTLDYDDYVGRVAIGRVFRGTIKAGDEYALCKKDGSISKVKVSNLFEFDGLKRETAVSASVGDIVAVTGIEDIEIGETIADVDNPEAVPYVSIDEPTLSMIFSVNDSPFAGQEGEYITSRHLRDRLLKEAKSNVSLRIEETDSPDKFKVSGRGELHLSVLIETMRREGFEFQVSKPMVIIKEINGKKMEPVESVVIDIPEVYLGTVMEKMGMRHGQLVSMENLGGNSIRLEFEIPTRGLLGYRSEFITDTKGEGIINAVFAGFAPFKGDIPTRNRGSLVAFETGESNTYGLYNAQERGTLFIGPQVKVYEGMIVGENSRPEDLDINVCKKKHITNLRSSTAEETLRLTPPKEMTLEKCLEFIQDDELLEVTPKSLRMRKSILSRQDRQKIKGRNK from the coding sequence ATGATTACCAAGAGAGATAATATCAGGAATATAGCCATAATAGCCCATGTAGATCACGGCAAAACAACGCTGGTGGACGGTATGCTCAGGCAAAGCGGTATATTCCGGCAGAATCAGAAGGTTGAAGACCGTGTAATGGATTCAAATGATTTGGAGCGTGAGCGCGGTATAACTATTCTGGCAAAGAATACGGCTGTGACTTATAATGGGATAAAGATAAACATTATCGATACTCCCGGCCATGCGGATTTTGGCGGCGAGGTTGAACGGGTATTGAAGATGGTGGACGGGGTGCTTTTGTTAGTTGATGCTTTTGAAGGACCTATGCCGCAAACACGCTTTGTCTTAAAAAAGGCATTGGCATTAAACTTACCTGCTATTGTAGTAATCAACAAAGTTGACAGGCAGGATGCACGAATTGACCAAGTACTTGATGAAATCCTTGAGCTTTTTATTGATTTAGGGGCCGATGATTCTCAAATAGAATTTCCGGTAGTCTATGCATCTGCCAGAGAAGGCTTTGCCAAAATAAATCTTAAAGATGAGTCCAATGATTTAAAGCCTTTATTTGATACTATTGTAAATTATATACCTGCTCCCGTCGGCGATAGTCAAGCACCGGTACAGGTATTAATCACTACATTAGATTATGACGACTATGTGGGCAGGGTTGCTATAGGCAGAGTGTTCAGAGGGACTATTAAGGCCGGTGATGAGTACGCATTATGTAAAAAAGACGGCTCAATTTCAAAGGTCAAGGTAAGCAATCTTTTCGAATTTGATGGCTTGAAAAGAGAAACCGCAGTTTCGGCTAGTGTCGGAGATATAGTAGCGGTTACAGGTATCGAGGATATTGAGATTGGAGAAACTATCGCAGATGTAGATAATCCGGAAGCCGTGCCTTATGTCAGTATTGATGAGCCAACACTGTCGATGATTTTCAGTGTAAACGACAGCCCGTTTGCAGGCCAGGAAGGAGAATATATTACTTCAAGACATCTAAGAGACAGATTACTTAAAGAGGCTAAAAGTAATGTGAGCTTAAGAATAGAAGAAACTGACAGCCCGGATAAATTTAAGGTTTCAGGGCGCGGCGAATTGCACCTTTCGGTTCTGATAGAAACCATGCGGCGGGAAGGCTTTGAGTTTCAGGTTTCAAAACCCATGGTTATTATAAAGGAAATAAATGGAAAGAAAATGGAACCAGTTGAATCGGTAGTTATAGATATTCCAGAGGTCTACCTAGGTACTGTCATGGAAAAAATGGGTATGCGTCATGGTCAATTGGTCAGTATGGAGAACCTTGGGGGGAACTCCATAAGATTGGAATTTGAAATTCCTACCCGCGGATTATTAGGATATCGTTCTGAATTTATCACCGATACGAAGGGAGAAGGAATTATAAATGCGGTTTTTGCAGGTTTTGCTCCGTTCAAGGGTGATATACCTACTAGAAATAGAGGGTCACTGGTTGCGTTTGAAACAGGAGAGAGCAATACCTACGGTCTTTACAATGCTCAGGAAAGAGGAACATTGTTCATTGGTCCTCAGGTAAAGGTATATGAAGGTATGATAGTAGGTGAAAATTCTAGGCCGGAAGATTTGGACATTAATGTTTGTAAGAAAAAACATATTACTAACTTGCGCTCATCAACAGCCGAAGAAACCCTGAGATTAACTCCTCCGAAGGAAATGACTTTAGAAAAGTGCCTTGAATTTATTCAGGATGATGAACTGCTTGAAGTAACACCCAAAAGCCTTCGTATGAGAAAATCCATACTCTCACGTCAGGACAGGCAGAAAATAAAGGGAAGGAACAAATAA
- a CDS encoding MBL fold metallo-hydrolase, which produces MNMELIKLRGRTYYIPGATNVGVYRYRNGLCTLVDTGLDNTTGRKILEVLEDNGLKVKYIVNTHAHPDHFGANNFIKENQPASLAAASHKEKIFMENSILEGIVLYGASPMPGLSTRVLKARDTIVDIEITEDHINLGDKRFEILPLEGHSFGQIGVATEDNVLFCGDAFFSEDKIEKYPFPFLFDVGAHLETLEYLLGTDYDYYILSHCDEPPEKPKSLIQKNIDNVKENLEIIADFLTQPLTREDLTELIIKKYDIPMNTSQYFITISSVGAFLTFLLEKQSINMDIIDGKMYFYA; this is translated from the coding sequence ATGAATATGGAATTAATTAAACTCAGGGGACGCACCTACTACATTCCAGGTGCTACAAATGTGGGGGTATATCGATATAGAAACGGTTTGTGTACTTTAGTTGATACAGGTTTGGATAATACAACGGGCAGAAAAATTTTAGAAGTATTAGAAGATAACGGCCTGAAAGTAAAATATATAGTAAATACACATGCTCATCCGGACCATTTTGGGGCAAATAATTTTATAAAAGAAAACCAACCCGCTTCTCTTGCAGCAGCATCACATAAAGAAAAAATTTTCATGGAAAACAGTATTTTGGAGGGAATTGTTTTATACGGGGCATCTCCGATGCCGGGACTTTCTACTCGAGTTTTAAAAGCACGTGATACGATCGTTGATATCGAGATAACTGAAGACCATATTAATTTGGGAGATAAAAGGTTTGAGATACTGCCGTTGGAAGGCCACAGCTTTGGTCAGATAGGAGTGGCAACCGAAGACAATGTACTTTTCTGTGGAGATGCGTTTTTCAGTGAGGATAAAATAGAAAAATATCCGTTTCCATTTTTATTTGATGTTGGTGCTCATTTAGAAACATTGGAATATTTACTTGGAACTGATTATGATTACTATATACTTTCGCACTGTGACGAGCCTCCCGAGAAACCAAAATCGCTTATTCAAAAGAATATTGACAATGTGAAGGAAAATCTTGAGATTATAGCGGATTTCTTGACTCAGCCATTAACGAGGGAAGACTTGACAGAACTTATAATAAAAAAGTATGATATACCGATGAATACATCACAATATTTTATAACCATATCTTCAGTTGGTGCTTTTTTAACCTTCCTTCTCGAAAAACAGTCTATAAATATGGATATAATAGATGGGAAGATGTATTTTTATGCTTAA
- a CDS encoding cation-translocating P-type ATPase encodes MSMYQTDPYKGLSSREIPLKKKLFGENRLEQVSGVSAMTIFINQFKDFMILVLLCASLISAYLGEIADALTISAIVILNGILGFVQEYRTEKSLQALHKLAAPTAKVIRDGRILTIPACDVVPGDIVLLEGGDRVPADGNILVSENLKIDESLLTGESVPVEKMAGTENESQIKIHRKNYVFMGTLVVTGRGKMIVEKIGMDTQMGKIAGMMGDIEDEQTPLQKRLDLLGKQLITLCLAICAIVALLGVIRGEEIYDMFLFGVSLAVAAIPEGLPAIVTVVLTLGVQRMIQKKVIIRRLSAVETLGCATVICSDKTGTLTENRMNVRKMYIAKETIMVTGTGYTNEGEFVTLEGKLLKSLPKEVKKILEIGVSCNNARINREKSKNIFSAFSGDEELVPYGDPTEVAILVAGLKAKIEKDYIDQKYVRIKEIPFDSDRKRMSVIAKSQKGEIFLFTKGAPDIVVSLCKNIEDKDGIRCITKRDEKDILTANEDMGREALRVLAFAYKKLSINNLQDLNPEKGLTFLGLMGIIDPPRPEAVSAVQKCFSSGIRPVMITGDHKSTAWAIARELGMLTKDSKIITGQEIDNMSENELIKQIDDIAVFARVTPHHKLRIVKALKKKGNIVAMTGDGVNDAPAVKEADIGISMGINGTDVTKEASAMILMDDNFASIVAAVEEGRVIYENIRKFIRYLLSCNVGEILTMVWISILGLPLPLLPIQILWVNLVTDGLPAMALGIDPPEKDVMNRKPRGKNENIFSQGLGKKIIYRGIIISLATVAAFIITNIYSQSNLQMARTAAFATLVMSQLLFVFECRSEKADTYWYNPFSNIYLTLSTILSAGMLFAVIYIPFFQPIFQTVALEKNILFLVLGLAGLGAVI; translated from the coding sequence ATGAGTATGTACCAAACAGATCCCTATAAAGGACTGTCCAGTAGAGAAATACCGCTTAAAAAGAAGCTTTTTGGGGAAAACAGGTTGGAACAAGTCAGCGGTGTTTCGGCAATGACAATTTTCATAAATCAGTTTAAAGATTTTATGATTCTTGTTTTATTGTGTGCGTCCTTAATTTCGGCTTATCTTGGAGAAATTGCGGATGCTTTAACTATTTCAGCCATAGTGATACTAAACGGCATACTAGGTTTTGTTCAAGAATACAGGACTGAAAAGTCACTTCAAGCGTTGCATAAATTGGCAGCACCTACGGCAAAAGTTATAAGAGATGGCAGAATACTTACAATACCTGCTTGCGATGTCGTTCCCGGCGATATTGTTCTTCTGGAAGGCGGTGATCGGGTACCGGCAGATGGCAATATATTGGTATCGGAAAATTTAAAAATCGACGAATCTCTTTTGACAGGGGAATCTGTACCCGTTGAGAAAATGGCAGGAACAGAGAATGAATCTCAAATCAAAATACATAGAAAAAATTATGTTTTTATGGGAACTTTGGTTGTGACCGGCCGAGGTAAGATGATAGTGGAAAAAATAGGCATGGATACACAGATGGGTAAAATTGCCGGTATGATGGGGGACATAGAAGATGAGCAAACTCCTCTTCAAAAAAGATTAGATCTTTTAGGAAAGCAGTTGATAACCCTCTGTTTGGCTATATGTGCAATAGTTGCACTATTGGGGGTTATTCGAGGTGAAGAAATATATGACATGTTTCTTTTTGGGGTAAGTCTGGCAGTTGCGGCCATACCTGAAGGACTACCTGCTATTGTAACGGTGGTTTTAACCCTTGGGGTTCAGAGAATGATACAAAAAAAGGTAATCATAAGGCGGCTTTCTGCAGTTGAAACATTAGGCTGTGCCACGGTGATATGCAGTGATAAGACAGGGACATTAACGGAAAACCGAATGAATGTAAGAAAGATGTATATTGCCAAAGAAACGATTATGGTTACAGGCACAGGATACACAAATGAAGGTGAATTTGTGACTCTTGAAGGTAAACTTTTAAAGAGTTTGCCTAAAGAAGTAAAAAAAATTTTAGAAATAGGCGTATCCTGTAATAATGCAAGAATCAACAGAGAAAAAAGCAAAAATATATTTTCTGCCTTTAGCGGTGATGAAGAACTTGTGCCTTATGGTGATCCTACGGAAGTTGCAATTTTGGTAGCGGGTTTGAAGGCTAAAATTGAGAAGGATTATATAGACCAAAAGTATGTAAGAATTAAAGAGATTCCTTTTGATTCAGACAGAAAACGCATGTCGGTAATAGCCAAATCCCAAAAGGGTGAAATCTTTCTTTTTACAAAAGGTGCACCAGATATAGTTGTATCTCTTTGTAAAAATATAGAAGACAAAGATGGAATTCGCTGCATCACCAAAAGAGATGAAAAGGACATTTTAACCGCTAATGAAGATATGGGGCGCGAAGCCTTAAGAGTGTTGGCTTTTGCTTATAAAAAGCTTTCTATAAATAATTTGCAAGATTTAAACCCTGAAAAGGGTCTTACATTTTTAGGGTTGATGGGTATTATTGACCCGCCCAGACCGGAGGCTGTTTCAGCAGTACAAAAGTGTTTTTCATCAGGAATCCGGCCCGTGATGATAACCGGAGACCATAAATCTACGGCTTGGGCGATAGCCCGAGAATTAGGCATGTTAACAAAAGACAGCAAAATTATAACCGGGCAAGAAATTGACAACATGAGTGAAAATGAACTTATAAAGCAAATTGATGACATAGCGGTTTTTGCTCGAGTTACACCTCACCATAAACTTAGAATCGTCAAAGCCTTAAAAAAGAAAGGGAATATAGTTGCAATGACCGGAGATGGTGTCAATGATGCTCCGGCTGTAAAAGAAGCCGATATTGGAATCTCTATGGGTATAAACGGCACTGATGTTACAAAAGAAGCCTCTGCCATGATATTAATGGATGATAATTTTGCAAGTATTGTGGCAGCAGTAGAAGAGGGCAGAGTAATATATGAAAATATACGAAAATTTATAAGGTATCTTCTTTCCTGCAATGTGGGAGAGATACTCACCATGGTATGGATATCAATACTTGGATTACCGCTGCCGCTGCTGCCTATACAAATACTATGGGTAAATCTTGTAACAGATGGACTCCCTGCCATGGCTCTTGGTATAGACCCGCCGGAAAAGGATGTAATGAACCGTAAGCCTCGAGGAAAAAACGAGAATATTTTTTCTCAAGGTCTTGGCAAAAAAATAATATACAGAGGTATCATTATAAGTCTTGCTACAGTAGCGGCGTTTATCATTACTAATATATATAGTCAAAGTAATCTTCAGATGGCTAGAACGGCTGCTTTTGCTACCTTGGTTATGTCCCAACTCTTATTTGTGTTTGAATGTAGAAGTGAAAAAGCCGATACTTATTGGTATAACCCCTTTAGCAATATTTACTTGACATTATCAACAATATTATCTGCAGGGATGCTTTTTGCAGTAATATACATTCCTTTTTTTCAGCCCATATTTCAAACGGTGGCACTTGAAAAAAATATACTCTTTTTGGTTTTAGGATTGGCCGGTTTGGGAGCAGTAATTTAA
- a CDS encoding heptaprenylglyceryl phosphate synthase, with product MFPEWKNWRHVVKLDPDKPADEWLIEQVIASGTDAIIVGGTQNITREKVLKLFKLLKPYKLPKILEVSTIGSITFGFDGYLIPVVLNAGDPKWIIGAHKEAVKLAGDLMEWDEVLPEGYIILNPECAAFKLTEARHPLSEQDILAYARCGENLFSLPLIYLEYSGTFGEPELVSQIKSGLTKAKVFYGGGIDNAQKAETMSKVADTIIVGNMIYTESIKNLKDTVKATR from the coding sequence ATGTTCCCGGAGTGGAAAAACTGGCGGCATGTAGTTAAACTTGACCCGGATAAGCCTGCGGATGAATGGCTAATAGAGCAGGTTATAGCAAGTGGCACTGATGCAATCATAGTAGGTGGCACGCAAAATATTACCCGGGAAAAGGTGCTAAAACTTTTTAAACTTTTAAAGCCTTATAAGCTGCCTAAAATTTTGGAAGTCTCTACAATAGGGTCTATAACATTTGGATTTGATGGTTATTTAATTCCCGTTGTTTTAAATGCCGGTGATCCTAAATGGATTATAGGTGCACATAAAGAAGCGGTAAAGCTGGCAGGAGACCTTATGGAGTGGGATGAGGTTTTACCTGAGGGTTACATAATATTAAATCCTGAATGTGCGGCTTTTAAACTGACCGAGGCCCGCCATCCTTTAAGTGAACAAGATATTTTAGCATATGCTCGCTGTGGTGAGAATCTTTTTTCGCTTCCCTTGATTTATTTGGAATACAGCGGAACATTTGGAGAGCCGGAATTGGTATCGCAAATTAAAAGCGGTTTAACTAAAGCTAAAGTTTTTTACGGCGGAGGAATTGATAATGCTCAAAAGGCAGAAACAATGAGTAAGGTGGCAGATACTATTATAGTTGGAAACATGATTTACACAGAATCTATTAAAAACTTAAAAGATACCGTAAAAGCCACCAGATAA
- a CDS encoding sugar phosphate isomerase/epimerase family protein, whose translation MENKKYEDAAKVKLGIFSWFGFVMPLPARLKLIKGACFDATSLWWEDEQGYPNISKDEMPKMVKESGLILENIHAPFTNSSDLWSENLPVRKKILREHMIWLEDCAKYDIPIMVMHIMENEIPKLNKYGIESISYLTKKAEEYKIKIALENTKLNGGIPFVLSEIQSDYLGLCYDSSHARLNGEEALLEDFGHRLIALHISDNDGQKDRHWLPGNGIIDWNKFLESFPKDSYSGNLTLEVCPTEEEISAGPNEFLSKGFKRISSLASG comes from the coding sequence ATGGAAAATAAAAAATATGAAGATGCGGCAAAGGTAAAATTAGGAATATTTTCATGGTTTGGATTTGTAATGCCACTACCGGCAAGGCTTAAGCTTATTAAAGGTGCCTGTTTTGATGCGACTTCGCTTTGGTGGGAAGATGAGCAGGGATACCCAAACATCTCAAAAGATGAAATGCCCAAAATGGTAAAGGAATCCGGGTTAATATTGGAAAATATCCATGCTCCATTTACTAATTCCAGTGACTTGTGGAGTGAAAACTTGCCGGTTCGCAAAAAGATTTTAAGAGAGCATATGATTTGGCTGGAAGATTGTGCAAAATATGATATTCCAATTATGGTAATGCATATCATGGAAAATGAAATTCCTAAACTGAATAAGTATGGCATTGAAAGTATATCATACCTTACAAAAAAAGCCGAAGAATATAAAATAAAAATTGCGCTGGAAAATACAAAACTAAACGGTGGTATCCCCTTTGTATTATCTGAAATACAATCGGATTATTTAGGTCTTTGCTACGACAGTTCCCATGCAAGATTAAATGGCGAGGAAGCCTTGTTAGAGGATTTTGGCCACAGATTGATAGCCTTGCATATTTCTGATAATGACGGTCAAAAGGACAGGCACTGGCTTCCTGGAAATGGAATTATTGACTGGAATAAGTTTTTAGAATCATTTCCAAAAGACAGTTACTCAGGAAATCTAACTTTAGAAGTGTGTCCGACTGAAGAAGAGATAAGTGCCGGACCGAATGAGTTTTTATCAAAGGGATTTAAAAGGATTTCAAGCTTGGCAAGCGGTTAA
- a CDS encoding trans-sulfuration enzyme family protein, protein MTLGKDYGFDTLSIHGGAEKNHPKNALNPPIFMTSTYVFDDVKDAEDIMNFEKQGFIYTRGNNPTLQLFEKRMAALEEGEDAVAFASGMAAISSVLFSLLSPKDNVVVHKTLYGSSFTVTHKLLPKYHIDCKSVDFTEPKAVEGAIDKNTKVLYFETPANPNLAIIDIQQIVRIAKTYGVKVVVDNTFATPYFQRPLAFGADVVVHSATKYICGHGDALGGVAVSKDADYIKKLKFDYMCEFGGVMSPFNAWLMLRGLKTLGLRMRQHEANAMAIAEFLKSHDSIEEVFYPGLADFRGHELAKRQMDGFGAVMSFEVKGGLKAAKRFINSVKLAKIAVSLGDCETLIELPAAMTHAGYPKARLQEFDLTDSIVRLSVGIENVKDIIEDLDNALKV, encoded by the coding sequence ATAACATTGGGTAAAGACTATGGCTTTGATACCCTTTCAATACATGGAGGAGCAGAGAAAAACCACCCTAAAAATGCTTTAAACCCCCCGATATTTATGACTTCTACATATGTTTTTGATGATGTAAAAGATGCTGAAGATATCATGAACTTTGAAAAGCAAGGTTTTATATATACCCGCGGCAATAATCCCACATTACAGCTTTTTGAGAAAAGAATGGCTGCTTTGGAAGAGGGTGAGGATGCTGTTGCATTCGCATCGGGGATGGCAGCCATATCCTCGGTTTTGTTTTCTTTGCTTTCACCGAAAGATAATGTGGTAGTACACAAGACACTGTACGGTTCCAGCTTTACTGTAACACATAAGCTCCTTCCCAAATATCACATAGATTGCAAAAGCGTAGATTTTACTGAACCAAAGGCAGTTGAAGGGGCTATAGATAAAAATACAAAGGTTTTGTATTTTGAAACACCGGCAAATCCGAATCTTGCCATCATCGACATACAGCAGATAGTAAGGATAGCAAAGACTTATGGTGTTAAGGTTGTTGTGGATAATACCTTTGCCACGCCTTATTTCCAAAGGCCTCTTGCTTTCGGCGCCGATGTGGTAGTTCACAGTGCAACCAAGTACATTTGCGGTCACGGCGATGCCCTTGGCGGTGTTGCGGTATCGAAGGATGCCGATTACATAAAAAAACTGAAGTTTGACTACATGTGCGAATTCGGCGGTGTTATGAGTCCTTTTAATGCTTGGCTGATGCTCAGGGGTTTAAAAACATTAGGCTTAAGGATGCGCCAGCATGAGGCCAATGCTATGGCGATTGCAGAGTTTTTGAAAAGTCACGATAGCATTGAAGAAGTTTTTTATCCGGGACTTGCCGACTTTAGAGGCCACGAGCTTGCAAAAAGGCAAATGGACGGGTTCGGCGCTGTGATGAGCTTTGAAGTTAAAGGCGGCTTGAAAGCGGCAAAACGATTTATAAACAGTGTAAAGCTTGCTAAAATTGCAGTAAGTTTGGGCGACTGTGAAACATTGATAGAACTTCCGGCAGCTATGACCCATGCCGGATATCCGAAAGCAAGGCTGCAGGAATTCGACCTTACAGATAGTATTGTTAGATTATCTGTTGGGATTGAAAATGTTAAGGATATTATCGAAGATTTGGACAATGCCTTAAAAGTCTGA
- a CDS encoding fumarate hydratase C-terminal domain-containing protein, whose product MKIFSQICLNIIEPSSHDFQKYKKEGVVYYEDLDAEAIHRFYVEDFPAIVVIDSEGNNLYETKPQKYRIQ is encoded by the coding sequence ATAAAAATATTCAGTCAAATTTGCTTAAATATAATTGAACCAAGTAGCCATGATTTTCAAAAGTATAAAAAAGAGGGAGTAGTTTACTATGAAGACTTAGATGCTGAGGCAATACACAGATTCTATGTTGAAGATTTTCCTGCAATAGTTGTCATAGACTCTGAAGGAAATAATCTTTATGAAACTAAACCTCAAAAATATAGAATACAATAA
- a CDS encoding dicarboxylate/amino acid:cation symporter, whose translation MKKVSLPVKIFIGLVLGVLAGLIFQSSPAIATTYIKPLGTLFLNLIKMIIVPLVLSSLVVGSASTGDVGKLGRIGIKTLAYYLFTTALAVMLGLFTANVLNPGFGLSIPIDAAAEAKEIPSIVDTLLNIIPTNPIQAMANANMLQIIVFAIFLGVSITLVGDKAKPFLVFFDSMAEVCYKIVGIIMEFAPIGVFGLITPVVAEHGASALLPLLKVIIAVYIGCFIHALVVYSGTVYISAKMSPATFFKGAAPAMMLAFTTSSSSGTLPVTMKCAEENLGVPKSISSFVLPLGATINMDGTALYQGVCALFVAQVYGIDLSLAQQIAVVLAATLASIGTAGVPGSGLIMLTMVLQSAGLPLEGMALVGGIDRILDMARTCINITGDMACAVLISSTEGDLQEPIQKSISG comes from the coding sequence GTGAAAAAAGTTAGTTTGCCTGTAAAGATCTTTATCGGATTGGTATTAGGAGTACTGGCAGGTCTTATTTTTCAATCATCACCGGCAATTGCAACAACTTATATTAAACCTTTAGGGACTTTGTTTTTAAATCTCATCAAAATGATTATAGTCCCATTGGTCTTATCTTCATTAGTAGTAGGAAGTGCTAGCACTGGTGATGTCGGAAAGCTTGGCAGAATTGGTATAAAAACTTTGGCTTATTATTTATTTACTACTGCTTTAGCCGTTATGTTAGGGTTATTTACTGCTAATGTTTTAAATCCAGGTTTTGGCCTAAGCATACCAATCGATGCAGCAGCTGAAGCCAAGGAAATTCCCTCAATCGTAGATACGCTGTTAAATATTATTCCAACAAACCCCATTCAAGCTATGGCTAATGCTAATATGCTTCAAATCATTGTTTTTGCTATATTTTTGGGGGTTTCGATTACTTTGGTGGGCGATAAGGCTAAACCATTCCTTGTTTTTTTTGATAGCATGGCAGAAGTATGTTATAAGATAGTGGGCATAATAATGGAATTTGCACCTATAGGGGTTTTCGGTCTAATTACCCCTGTTGTTGCAGAACATGGAGCATCAGCGCTACTTCCTCTTTTAAAGGTTATAATTGCGGTTTATATTGGATGTTTCATCCATGCTCTTGTAGTTTACTCCGGCACGGTTTATATTTCTGCAAAAATGAGCCCTGCTACGTTTTTTAAAGGTGCGGCTCCTGCGATGATGCTTGCTTTTACTACAAGTTCAAGCTCAGGCACGTTGCCTGTTACCATGAAATGTGCAGAGGAAAATTTAGGAGTTCCCAAATCAATAAGCAGTTTTGTACTACCTTTGGGAGCTACAATAAATATGGATGGTACGGCTTTATACCAAGGAGTCTGTGCACTATTTGTAGCTCAAGTCTATGGTATAGATCTTTCCCTTGCTCAACAAATAGCTGTAGTGTTAGCGGCTACCTTAGCTTCAATAGGTACTGCCGGAGTTCCCGGTTCGGGACTTATCATGCTTACAATGGTTCTGCAATCAGCAGGTCTTCCTCTAGAGGGTATGGCGCTTGTCGGTGGAATTGATAGGATACTTGACATGGCAAGGACTTGTATCAACATAACAGGCGATATGGCTTGTGCCGTATTAATATCATCTACTGAAGGAGATTTGCAAGAACCCATTCAAAAATCGATTTCTGGTTAA
- a CDS encoding MTAP family purine nucleoside phosphorylase, which translates to MVKVEKAIIGGTGVYEIGKSSQQKIKTEYGSVIVDIVKTSNGTEIAFLARHGKGHSTPPHLINYRANMKALKNLGVKYIYATGAVGSCNENFAPGDVVILKDFMDFTKTRPLTFYEGSETGVAHVAMDAPYCRNLREKFLNSAQKTGLEIKGDAVYVCTEGPRFETASEIKMYKMLGADVVGMTNVPEVVLAKELGMCYQTLGIITNWCTGIKGAVIDHDITDIVEKNKQLITETFMLALTGEELSQDNCNCKVSLLKL; encoded by the coding sequence GTGGTGAAAGTAGAAAAAGCCATCATAGGTGGAACGGGTGTATATGAAATCGGTAAATCCTCTCAACAAAAAATCAAAACTGAATATGGTTCGGTCATTGTTGATATTGTAAAGACAAGCAATGGCACAGAGATTGCTTTTTTGGCACGACATGGCAAAGGTCACTCAACGCCTCCGCACTTAATAAATTACAGAGCCAACATGAAGGCTTTAAAGAATTTAGGCGTAAAGTACATATATGCCACCGGCGCCGTTGGGTCTTGTAATGAAAACTTTGCGCCCGGTGATGTGGTAATATTAAAAGATTTTATGGATTTTACAAAAACTCGCCCCCTAACATTTTATGAAGGCAGTGAAACTGGTGTTGCACATGTAGCTATGGATGCTCCCTATTGCCGGAATTTACGAGAGAAATTCTTAAATAGTGCACAAAAGACAGGCCTTGAAATAAAGGGTGATGCTGTTTATGTATGTACAGAGGGTCCAAGGTTTGAAACAGCCAGTGAAATAAAAATGTATAAAATGCTGGGGGCAGATGTAGTCGGTATGACTAATGTACCCGAAGTGGTGCTTGCCAAGGAACTGGGCATGTGCTACCAGACGCTAGGAATAATTACTAATTGGTGCACAGGTATTAAGGGTGCAGTCATAGACCACGATATTACGGACATAGTGGAAAAAAATAAGCAGCTTATTACTGAAACTTTTATGCTTGCATTAACAGGTGAAGAACTTTCTCAGGATAATTGCAATTGTAAGGTTTCCTTATTAAAATTATGA